A region of Pseudomonas saponiphila DNA encodes the following proteins:
- the plsB gene encoding glycerol-3-phosphate 1-O-acyltransferase PlsB, translated as MTRSPIRRLVFGTLRRLLYLWVRSETINQSSFTLDLDRSRPVFYVLQNPSLTDLAVVDSECTKAGLPRPVLPVSVGNLLEPAAFFYLTPEPDWLGRQDKRGAPPTLTRLVSALAQNAAEDAQIIPVSVFWGQSPDSESSPWKLLFADSWAVTGRLRRLLSIMILGRKTRVQFSAPINLRELIEHNKGHERTVRMAQRILRVHFRNLKAAVIGPDISHRRNLVKGLLNQPLVKQAILDEAERENISPEKAKAQALRYGNEIASDYTYTAIRFLEVVLSWFWNKIYDGIKVNHLEGVQKIAQGHEVIYVPCHRSHIDYLLLSYLLFRNGLTPPHIAAGINLNMPVIGGLLRRGGAFFMRRTFKGNPLYTSVFNEYLHTLFTKGFPVEYFVEGGRSRTGRMLQPKTGMLAITLRSFLRNSRMPIVFVPVYIGYERVLEGRTYLGELRGASKKKESIFDIFKVIGALKQRFGQVAVNFGEPIKLAQFLDQEQPDWRSQELGPQYRPAWLNETTNRLGERVAQHLNEAAAINPVNLVALALLSTSRLALDERAMARVLDLYLALLRRVPYSPHTTLPEGDGRALIQHVKDMDLLAEQSDALGKILYLDEQNAVLMTYYRNNVLHIFALPALLASFFQSSSRMSREQILRYTRALYPYLQSELFIRWSLEELDAVVDQWLEAFVEQGLLRFEKDLYLRPAPSSRHFVLLTLLSKSIAQTLQRFYMAISLLLNSGQNSISAEELEDLCTVMAQRLSILHGLNAPEFFDKSLFRHFIQTLLDQGVLRRDEAGKLSYHPLLGDLAEGAAKRVLPAEIRLSIRQVALHRSEDAAEQLATPVQSD; from the coding sequence ATGACCCGCTCCCCGATCCGCCGTCTTGTGTTTGGCACCTTGCGCCGCCTGCTGTACCTCTGGGTGCGCTCGGAAACCATCAACCAGTCGTCCTTCACCCTCGACCTCGACCGCAGCCGGCCGGTGTTCTACGTCCTGCAAAACCCGTCCCTGACCGACCTCGCCGTGGTCGATAGCGAATGCACCAAGGCCGGTCTGCCACGCCCGGTGCTGCCGGTGTCGGTGGGCAACCTGCTGGAGCCTGCGGCGTTCTTCTACCTGACCCCGGAGCCCGACTGGCTCGGCCGCCAGGACAAGCGCGGCGCGCCACCGACCCTGACCCGACTGGTCAGCGCCCTGGCCCAGAACGCCGCCGAAGATGCGCAGATCATTCCGGTCAGCGTGTTCTGGGGCCAGTCCCCGGACAGTGAATCCAGCCCGTGGAAACTGCTGTTCGCCGACAGCTGGGCGGTCACCGGGCGCCTGCGCCGGCTGCTGAGCATCATGATCCTGGGACGCAAGACCCGAGTGCAGTTCTCCGCGCCGATCAACCTGCGGGAGCTGATCGAACACAACAAGGGCCACGAGCGCACCGTACGCATGGCCCAGCGCATCCTGCGGGTGCACTTTCGCAACCTCAAGGCCGCGGTCATCGGCCCGGACATCTCCCACCGGCGCAACCTGGTCAAGGGCCTGCTCAACCAGCCCCTGGTGAAACAGGCGATTCTCGACGAGGCCGAGCGCGAAAACATTTCCCCGGAAAAAGCCAAGGCCCAGGCCCTGCGCTACGGCAACGAGATCGCCTCGGACTACACCTACACCGCGATCCGCTTCCTGGAAGTGGTGCTCAGTTGGTTCTGGAACAAGATCTACGACGGGATCAAGGTCAACCACCTGGAAGGCGTGCAGAAGATCGCCCAGGGTCACGAAGTGATCTACGTACCCTGCCACCGCAGCCATATCGACTACCTGCTGCTGTCCTACCTGCTGTTTCGCAACGGCCTGACGCCGCCGCACATCGCCGCCGGGATCAACCTCAACATGCCGGTGATCGGCGGCCTGCTGCGCCGCGGCGGGGCCTTCTTCATGCGCCGCACCTTCAAGGGCAACCCGCTCTACACCTCGGTGTTCAACGAGTACCTGCACACCCTGTTCACCAAGGGCTTCCCGGTGGAGTACTTCGTCGAAGGCGGCCGCTCGCGCACCGGGCGCATGCTGCAACCCAAGACCGGAATGCTGGCCATTACCCTGCGCAGTTTCCTGCGCAATTCGCGCATGCCCATCGTCTTCGTGCCGGTGTACATCGGCTACGAGCGGGTCCTGGAAGGCCGCACCTACCTGGGCGAGCTGCGCGGCGCGAGCAAGAAGAAGGAGTCGATCTTCGACATCTTCAAGGTCATCGGCGCCCTCAAGCAGCGCTTCGGCCAGGTGGCGGTGAACTTCGGCGAACCGATCAAGCTGGCGCAGTTCCTCGACCAGGAGCAACCGGACTGGCGCTCCCAGGAGCTGGGCCCGCAGTACCGCCCGGCCTGGCTCAACGAAACCACCAATCGCCTGGGCGAACGGGTGGCCCAGCACCTCAATGAAGCCGCGGCGATCAACCCGGTGAACCTGGTGGCCCTGGCCCTGCTCTCCACCAGCCGCCTGGCCCTGGACGAACGCGCCATGGCCCGGGTCCTGGACCTGTACCTGGCACTGCTGCGCCGCGTGCCCTACTCGCCCCACACCACCTTGCCGGAAGGTGATGGCCGGGCGCTGATCCAGCACGTCAAGGACATGGACCTGCTGGCCGAGCAAAGCGATGCCCTGGGCAAGATCCTCTACCTGGACGAGCAGAACGCCGTCCTGATGACCTACTACCGCAACAACGTGCTGCACATCTTCGCCCTGCCGGCGCTGCTGGCGAGCTTCTTCCAGAGCTCGTCGCGCATGAGCCGCGAACAGATCCTGCGCTATACCCGCGCGCTCTATCCCTACCTGCAGTCGGAGCTGTTCATCCGCTGGTCGCTGGAAGAACTGGACGCGGTGGTGGACCAGTGGCTGGAAGCCTTCGTCGAGCAGGGCCTGCTGCGCTTCGAGAAGGACCTGTATCTGCGCCCGGCCCCCAGCTCGCGGCATTTTGTCCTGCTGACGCTGCTGTCCAAGAGCATCGCCCAGACCCTGCAACGCTTCTACATGGCCATTTCCCTGCTGCTCAACAGCGGCCAGAACAGCATCAGCGCCGAGGAGCTGGAAGACCTGTGCACGGTCATGGCCCAGCGCCTGTCGATCCTGCATGGCCTCAATGCCCCGGAGTTCTTCGACAAGAGCCTGTTCCGCCACTTCATCCAGACCCTGCTGGACCAGGGCGTATTGCGCCGCGACGAAGCCGGCAAGCTGAGTTACCACCCTCTGCTGGGGGACCTGGCCGAAGGCGCGGCCAAGCGCGTGCTGCCGGCGGAGATTCGCCTGTCGATCCGCCAGGTCGCCCTGCACCGCAGCGAAGATGCCGCCGAGCAGCTCGCGACGCCGGTGCAAAGCGACTAG
- the istB gene encoding IS21-like element IS1474 family helper ATPase IstB, with protein sequence MMPQHTLNQLHQLRLDGMARALEEQWTLPASHSLSFDERLGLLLDRELAWRDNQRLVRLRKKAKLKYANACLEDLDRRTGRALDERLIATLASGDWIRQQHNLLLTGPTGAGKTWLACALGNQACRQGYSTLYLRTPRLLEQLRIAHGDGSFGRTLQQLAKVDVLVLDDWALAPLEEGARHDLLEVIDDRAGSRSTILTSQLPIEHWHGWINDPTLADAILDRLVHNAYRLTMKGESLRRKKAEEQAAS encoded by the coding sequence ATGATGCCGCAACACACCCTGAATCAACTGCACCAGCTACGCCTGGACGGCATGGCCCGCGCCCTGGAAGAGCAATGGACGCTGCCGGCCAGCCACAGCCTGAGCTTCGATGAACGCCTCGGCCTACTGCTCGACCGCGAACTGGCCTGGCGTGACAACCAGCGCCTGGTACGGCTGCGCAAGAAGGCCAAGCTCAAGTACGCCAACGCCTGCCTGGAAGATCTCGACCGCCGCACCGGACGCGCCCTGGACGAGCGTCTGATCGCCACCCTGGCCAGTGGCGACTGGATCCGCCAGCAGCACAACCTGCTGCTGACCGGCCCGACCGGTGCCGGCAAAACCTGGCTGGCCTGCGCCCTGGGCAACCAGGCCTGCCGCCAGGGCTATAGCACCCTGTACCTGCGCACCCCGCGCCTGCTGGAACAACTGCGCATCGCTCATGGCGACGGCAGCTTCGGCCGTACCCTGCAACAGCTGGCAAAGGTCGACGTCCTGGTGCTGGACGACTGGGCGCTAGCCCCGCTGGAGGAAGGAGCCCGGCATGACCTGCTGGAGGTGATCGACGACCGCGCTGGCAGCCGCTCCACCATCCTGACGAGCCAACTGCCCATCGAGCACTGGCACGGCTGGATCAACGACCCGACCCTGGCCGATGCCATCCTCGACCGCCTGGTGCACAACGCCTACCGACTGACGATGAAAGGCGAGTCGCTGCGCCGAAAAAAAGCCGAGGAACAAGCCGCATCGTGA
- the istA gene encoding IS21 family transposase, translated as MAAPRVAMRNIKECLRLKFEAGLSHEKIARALQLSKGVVSKYIAAARVAGLDWPALVAMDEAALAAALFAPTSTNKPRGERVLPDVLSIHRELRRKGVTLQLLWEEYLAAHAGQPTYRYTQFVEHYRRYAQTLKRSMRQLHRAGEKLFIDYAGPTLPVVDPATGEVRRAHIFVAALGASNYTYACATPGETQVDWLTSLGQALTYFGGVPEMVVPDNPRALVAQPDRYEPGLNRATLECARHYQTVILPARPRKPQDKAKAEVAVQVVERWIMARLRHRQFFSLHALNQAIAELLEDLNRRPFKRLDGCRRDWFERLDRPALRALPVHPYEVATFKRCKVSIDYHIEVNGSFYSVPSALARQNVDVRLTAHTLEVLHGNRRVASHLLLGRRGAYSTQREHMPAAHQAHREWTPQRLLDWGARIGPYTRQLIDHQLTHKPHPEMGYRACLGLLSLARRYGNARLEAAAERAVHLRAFTGRSVRNLLQQGLDQQPLPQRAAETTLPGDHENVRGADYYQPPQQELFDDAATHPESTAPATPGRHGPRPGRAMDAAGQPQPELR; from the coding sequence ATGGCGGCGCCGCGAGTAGCCATGCGAAACATCAAAGAATGTCTGCGCCTCAAGTTTGAGGCCGGCTTGTCCCACGAGAAGATTGCCCGTGCCTTGCAGCTGTCCAAGGGCGTGGTTAGCAAGTACATCGCGGCGGCGCGGGTGGCCGGGCTGGACTGGCCGGCGCTGGTGGCCATGGACGAGGCCGCGCTGGCGGCCGCCTTGTTTGCACCGACGTCGACGAACAAGCCGCGCGGTGAGCGAGTGCTGCCCGATGTGCTGAGCATCCACCGCGAGTTGCGACGCAAGGGCGTGACCTTGCAGCTGCTGTGGGAGGAATATCTCGCCGCGCATGCGGGCCAGCCGACCTACCGCTACACCCAGTTCGTCGAGCACTACCGGCGCTACGCCCAGACGCTCAAACGTTCGATGCGTCAGCTGCACCGTGCGGGCGAGAAGCTATTCATCGACTATGCCGGGCCGACGCTGCCGGTGGTCGACCCGGCCACCGGCGAAGTGCGCCGGGCGCACATCTTCGTCGCCGCCCTGGGCGCCTCGAATTACACCTATGCCTGCGCGACGCCAGGCGAAACCCAGGTGGACTGGCTGACCTCGCTGGGCCAGGCTCTGACCTACTTTGGCGGCGTGCCGGAAATGGTTGTGCCGGACAATCCGCGCGCCCTGGTCGCCCAGCCGGATCGCTACGAGCCGGGCCTGAACCGGGCCACGCTGGAGTGCGCGCGTCATTACCAGACGGTGATCCTGCCGGCACGGCCACGCAAGCCTCAGGACAAGGCCAAGGCCGAGGTGGCGGTGCAGGTGGTCGAGCGCTGGATCATGGCGCGGCTGCGCCATCGGCAGTTCTTCAGCCTGCATGCGCTTAACCAGGCCATCGCCGAGCTGCTGGAGGATCTGAATCGGCGCCCGTTCAAGCGGCTCGATGGCTGCCGGCGCGACTGGTTCGAGCGCCTGGATCGCCCGGCCTTGCGAGCGCTGCCGGTGCATCCCTACGAGGTCGCCACCTTCAAGCGCTGCAAGGTCAGCATCGACTACCACATCGAGGTCAATGGCAGCTTCTACAGCGTGCCCTCCGCCCTGGCCCGGCAGAACGTGGACGTGCGACTGACGGCACACACCCTGGAAGTGCTGCATGGCAACCGGCGGGTGGCCAGCCACCTGCTGCTGGGGCGACGCGGCGCTTACAGTACCCAGCGCGAGCACATGCCCGCGGCGCACCAGGCGCATCGCGAATGGACGCCACAACGCCTGCTCGACTGGGGCGCGCGGATCGGCCCCTACACGCGCCAACTGATCGATCACCAACTGACCCACAAGCCGCACCCGGAGATGGGCTACCGCGCCTGCCTCGGCCTGCTCTCGCTGGCCCGGCGCTATGGCAATGCACGCCTGGAAGCCGCTGCCGAACGTGCCGTACACCTGCGCGCCTTCACCGGGCGCAGCGTGCGCAACCTGCTCCAGCAAGGCCTGGATCAACAGCCGCTGCCCCAGCGTGCCGCCGAAACGACCTTACCCGGCGACCACGAGAACGTCCGTGGCGCCGACTACTACCAACCCCCGCAACAGGAGCTGTTCGATGATGCCGCAACACACCCTGAATCAACTGCACCAGCTACGCCTGGACGGCATGGCCCGCGCCCTGGAAGAGCAATGGACGCTGCCGGCCAGCCACAGCCTGAGCTTCGATGA
- a CDS encoding cold-shock protein has product MTTRETGNVKWFNDAKGYGFIQREGGADVFVHYRAIRGEGHRSLTEGQQVEYAVVEGQKGLQAEDVVGL; this is encoded by the coding sequence ATGACTACTCGTGAGACCGGCAACGTGAAGTGGTTCAACGACGCCAAGGGCTACGGCTTTATCCAGCGTGAAGGCGGGGCGGACGTGTTTGTCCACTATCGAGCGATCCGTGGCGAAGGCCACCGTTCCCTGACAGAAGGCCAGCAGGTGGAGTACGCCGTGGTCGAAGGCCAGAAAGGTCTGCAGGCCGAAGACGTCGTCGGCCTGTAA
- a CDS encoding putative RNA methyltransferase: MLACPLCSAPLNAVDNGVVCPAGHRFDRARQGYLNLLPVQHKNSRDPGDNQAMVEARRDFLNAGHYAPVARRLAELAAERAPQRWVDIGCGEGYYTAQLAEALPGADGYALDISREAVKRACRRAPQLTWMVASMARIPLADASCQFLASVFSPLDWQEAKRLLSPGGGLMKVGPTSGHLMELRERLYDEVREYTDDKHLALVPAGMALAHSETLEFKLCLERPEDRANLLAMTPHGWRASAERRAAVIEQSEPFEVSVSMRYDYFVLQ; this comes from the coding sequence ATGCTGGCCTGTCCTCTTTGCAGCGCCCCGCTGAACGCTGTGGACAACGGTGTGGTCTGCCCGGCCGGGCATCGCTTCGACCGCGCGCGCCAGGGCTACCTGAACCTGCTGCCGGTGCAGCACAAGAACAGCCGTGACCCGGGCGACAACCAGGCCATGGTCGAGGCCCGCCGCGACTTCCTCAACGCCGGGCACTACGCCCCGGTGGCCCGGCGCCTGGCCGAGCTGGCGGCGGAACGCGCGCCCCAGCGCTGGGTCGACATCGGTTGTGGCGAGGGTTACTACACCGCGCAACTGGCCGAGGCCCTGCCTGGCGCCGACGGCTACGCCCTGGATATTTCCCGGGAAGCGGTGAAACGCGCCTGCCGCCGCGCGCCGCAACTGACCTGGATGGTCGCCAGCATGGCGCGCATCCCCCTGGCCGATGCCAGTTGCCAGTTTCTCGCCAGCGTCTTCAGCCCCCTCGACTGGCAGGAGGCCAAGCGTCTGTTGAGCCCCGGCGGCGGCCTGATGAAGGTCGGCCCCACCAGCGGCCACCTGATGGAGCTGCGCGAACGCCTGTACGACGAGGTGCGCGAGTACACCGACGACAAGCACCTGGCCCTGGTGCCTGCAGGCATGGCCCTGGCCCACAGCGAAACCCTGGAGTTCAAGCTGTGCCTGGAACGCCCGGAAGATCGCGCCAACCTGCTGGCCATGACTCCTCACGGCTGGCGCGCCAGCGCCGAACGCCGGGCCGCGGTGATCGAGCAAAGCGAGCCTTTCGAGGTCAGCGTATCGATGCGCTACGATTACTTCGTGCTGCAATAA
- the dapE gene encoding succinyl-diaminopimelate desuccinylase → MTAHAELSPTLQLACDLIRRPSVTPVDADCQKMMMQRLGDAGFKLEPMRIEDVDNFWATHGRHEGPVLCFAGHTDVVPTGPVQAWQNDPFEALIDEHGMLCGRGAADMKGSLAAMVVAAERFVADYPDHKGSVAFLITSDEEGPAHHGTKAVVERLAARKERLDWCIVGEPSSTSLVGDVVKNGRRGSLGAKLTVRGVQGHVAYPHLAKNPIHLAAPALAELAAEHWDDGNAFFPPTSFQISNLNSGTGATNVIPGDLVAVFNFRFSTESTVEGLQQRVAAILDKHGLDWHVDWALSGLPFLTEPGALLDAVSASIKQVTGRDTKASTSGGTSDGRFIATLGTQVVELGPVNATIHQVNERILASDLDVLTEIYYQTLVKLLA, encoded by the coding sequence ATGACGGCCCATGCCGAGCTTTCGCCGACCCTGCAACTTGCCTGTGACCTGATCCGTCGCCCCTCGGTGACACCGGTCGACGCCGACTGCCAGAAAATGATGATGCAGCGCCTGGGCGATGCCGGCTTCAAGCTGGAGCCGATGCGCATCGAGGACGTGGACAACTTCTGGGCCACCCATGGCCGGCACGAAGGCCCGGTGCTGTGCTTCGCCGGCCACACCGACGTGGTGCCCACCGGGCCGGTCCAGGCCTGGCAGAATGATCCGTTCGAAGCCCTGATCGATGAACACGGCATGCTCTGCGGCCGTGGCGCGGCGGACATGAAAGGCAGCCTGGCCGCGATGGTGGTGGCTGCCGAGCGCTTTGTCGCCGACTACCCGGACCACAAGGGCTCGGTCGCCTTCCTCATCACCAGCGACGAAGAAGGCCCGGCGCATCACGGCACCAAAGCGGTGGTGGAGCGCCTGGCGGCACGCAAGGAACGCCTGGACTGGTGCATCGTGGGTGAGCCTTCGAGCACCAGCCTGGTGGGCGACGTGGTCAAGAACGGCCGCCGCGGCTCCCTCGGCGCCAAGCTCACGGTGCGTGGGGTACAGGGCCACGTGGCCTACCCGCACCTGGCGAAGAACCCGATCCACCTGGCGGCCCCGGCCCTGGCGGAACTGGCGGCCGAGCACTGGGATGACGGCAATGCCTTCTTCCCGCCCACCAGCTTCCAGATCTCCAACCTCAATTCCGGCACCGGCGCCACCAACGTAATCCCCGGTGACCTGGTAGCGGTGTTCAACTTCCGCTTCTCCACCGAATCCACCGTGGAAGGCCTGCAACAGCGGGTCGCGGCGATCCTCGACAAGCACGGCCTGGACTGGCACGTGGACTGGGCCCTGTCCGGCCTGCCATTCCTCACCGAACCCGGCGCCCTGCTGGACGCGGTTTCGGCCAGCATCAAGCAGGTCACCGGCCGCGACACCAAGGCGTCCACCAGTGGTGGTACTTCCGACGGTCGGTTCATCGCCACCCTGGGCACCCAGGTGGTGGAGTTGGGCCCGGTCAACGCCACCATCCACCAGGTCAACGAGCGGATCCTGGCCAGCGACCTGGATGTGCTGACCGAGATCTACTACCAGACGCTCGTCAAGTTGCTTGCCTGA
- a CDS encoding glycosyltransferase yields MSSRKFGLNLVIVLAIAALFTGFWALINRPVSAPDWPEQISGFSYSPFQQGQFPQKDQYPSDDEMRRDLEIMSKLTDNIRTYSVDGSLQDIPKLAEEFGLRVTLGIWISPDLERNEREIMRAIELANSSRSVVRVVVGNEAIFRKEITADQLSVILDRVRAAVKVPVTTSEQWHVWEEHPELAKHVDLIAAHILPYWEFIPMDKAGQFVLDRARDLKKMFPKKPLLLSEVGWPSNGRMRGGADASPADQAIYLRTLVNKLNRQGYNYFVIEAFDQPWKASDEGSVGAYWGVFNAARQQKFNFEGPVVAIPQWRVLAIGSVVLALLSLTLLMIDGSALRQRGRTFLTFIAFLCGSVLVWIGYDYSQQYSTWFSLTVGFLLALGALGVFIVLLTEAHELAEAVWIHKRRREFLPVEGDSSYRPKVSIHVPCYNEPPEMVKQTLNALANLDYPDFEVLIIDNNTKDPAVWEPVQAYCETLGPRFKFFHVAPLAGFKGGALNYLLPHTAKDAEVIAVIDSDYCVDRNWLKHMVPHFADPKIAIVQSPQDYRDQNESTFKKLCYAEYKGFFHIGMVTRNDRDAIIQHGTMTMTRRTVLEELGWADWCICEDAELGLRVFEKGLSAAYHHESYGKGLMPDTFIDFKKQRFRWAYGAIQIIKRHTASLLRGKDTELTRGQRYHFLAGWLPWVADGMNIFFTVGALLWSAAMIIVPQRVDPPLLIFAIPPLALFVFKVGKIIFLYRRAVGVNLKDAFCAALAGLALSHTIAKAVLYGFFTSSIPFFRTPKNADNHGFWVAISEAREELFIMLLLWGAALGIFLVQGLPSNDMRFWVTMLLVQSLPYVAALVMAFLSSLPKPAEHPEPAPAA; encoded by the coding sequence ATGTCATCGCGTAAATTTGGACTCAACCTGGTGATAGTGCTGGCCATTGCCGCGCTGTTCACCGGCTTCTGGGCGCTGATCAATCGCCCGGTATCGGCCCCCGACTGGCCGGAACAGATCTCCGGCTTTTCCTACTCGCCTTTCCAGCAGGGTCAGTTCCCGCAGAAAGACCAGTACCCGTCCGACGATGAAATGCGTCGCGACCTGGAGATCATGAGCAAGCTGACGGACAACATCCGTACCTACTCGGTGGATGGCAGCCTGCAGGATATTCCCAAGCTGGCGGAAGAGTTCGGCCTGCGCGTGACCCTGGGCATCTGGATCAGCCCGGACCTGGAGCGCAACGAGCGGGAAATCATGCGCGCCATCGAGCTGGCCAACAGCTCGCGCAGCGTGGTGCGGGTAGTGGTGGGCAACGAAGCGATCTTCCGCAAGGAAATCACCGCCGACCAGCTGTCGGTGATTCTCGACCGGGTGCGTGCCGCGGTGAAAGTCCCGGTCACCACCTCGGAACAGTGGCACGTCTGGGAAGAACACCCGGAACTGGCCAAGCACGTCGACCTGATCGCCGCGCACATCCTGCCCTATTGGGAATTCATCCCGATGGACAAGGCCGGGCAGTTCGTCCTCGACCGCGCCCGCGACTTGAAGAAGATGTTCCCGAAAAAGCCGCTGTTGCTGTCCGAAGTGGGCTGGCCGAGCAACGGCCGCATGCGCGGTGGTGCCGACGCCAGTCCGGCGGACCAGGCAATCTACCTGCGCACCCTGGTCAACAAGCTCAATCGCCAGGGCTACAACTACTTCGTCATCGAAGCCTTCGACCAGCCGTGGAAGGCCAGTGACGAAGGCTCGGTGGGCGCCTACTGGGGCGTGTTCAACGCCGCGCGCCAGCAGAAATTCAACTTTGAAGGCCCGGTGGTAGCGATCCCGCAGTGGCGAGTGCTGGCCATCGGTTCGGTGGTGCTGGCGCTGCTGTCGCTGACCCTGCTGATGATCGACGGCTCGGCCCTGCGCCAGCGTGGCCGCACCTTCCTTACCTTCATCGCCTTCCTCTGCGGTTCGGTGCTGGTGTGGATCGGCTACGACTACAGCCAGCAATACAGCACCTGGTTCAGCCTGACCGTGGGCTTCCTCCTCGCGCTCGGTGCGCTGGGGGTGTTCATCGTGCTGCTCACCGAGGCCCATGAACTGGCCGAGGCGGTGTGGATCCACAAGCGCCGGCGCGAGTTCCTGCCGGTCGAGGGCGACTCCAGCTACCGGCCGAAAGTCTCGATCCACGTGCCGTGCTACAACGAGCCGCCGGAGATGGTCAAACAGACCCTCAATGCCCTGGCCAACCTCGATTACCCGGACTTCGAAGTCCTGATCATCGACAACAACACCAAGGACCCGGCGGTCTGGGAACCGGTGCAGGCCTATTGCGAAACCTTAGGGCCGCGCTTCAAGTTCTTCCACGTCGCGCCCTTGGCCGGTTTCAAGGGCGGCGCGCTGAACTACCTGCTGCCGCACACCGCCAAGGATGCCGAAGTGATCGCGGTGATCGACTCCGACTACTGCGTCGACCGCAACTGGCTCAAGCACATGGTGCCGCACTTCGCCGACCCGAAGATCGCCATCGTGCAGTCGCCCCAGGACTACCGCGACCAGAACGAAAGCACCTTCAAGAAGCTCTGCTACGCGGAATACAAGGGCTTCTTCCATATCGGCATGGTCACCCGCAACGACCGCGACGCGATCATCCAGCACGGCACCATGACCATGACCCGGCGCACGGTGCTGGAAGAGCTGGGCTGGGCCGACTGGTGCATCTGCGAAGACGCCGAGCTGGGCCTGCGGGTATTCGAGAAAGGCCTGTCGGCGGCGTACCACCACGAAAGCTACGGCAAGGGCCTGATGCCCGACACCTTCATCGACTTCAAGAAACAGCGCTTCCGCTGGGCCTATGGCGCGATCCAGATCATCAAGCGCCACACCGCCAGCCTGCTGCGCGGCAAGGACACCGAGCTGACCCGTGGCCAGCGCTACCACTTCCTCGCCGGGTGGCTGCCGTGGGTCGCGGACGGCATGAACATCTTCTTCACCGTCGGCGCCCTGCTGTGGTCGGCGGCGATGATCATCGTGCCGCAACGGGTCGACCCGCCGCTGCTGATCTTCGCCATCCCGCCGCTGGCGCTGTTCGTGTTCAAGGTCGGCAAGATCATCTTCCTCTACCGCCGGGCGGTGGGGGTCAACCTCAAGGATGCGTTCTGCGCGGCCCTGGCCGGCCTGGCGCTGTCGCACACCATTGCCAAGGCGGTGCTGTACGGCTTCTTCACCAGCAGCATTCCGTTCTTCCGCACCCCGAAGAACGCCGACAACCACGGGTTCTGGGTGGCGATCTCGGAAGCCCGGGAAGAGCTGTTCATCATGCTGCTGTTGTGGGGCGCGGCGCTGGGGATCTTCCTGGTGCAGGGCCTGCCGAGCAACGACATGCGCTTCTGGGTGACCATGCTCCTGGTGCAGTCGCTGCCTTATGTAGCGGCACTGGTCATGGCCTTCCTTTCGTCGCTGCCAAAACCTGCGGAACACCCCGAGCCGGCGCCAGCCGCCTAA
- the tcdA gene encoding tRNA cyclic N6-threonylcarbamoyladenosine(37) synthase TcdA, whose amino-acid sequence MVMSTEDPRFAGVARLYGIEGLERLRAAHVAIVGVGGVGSWAAEAIARCGVGEISLFDLDDVCVSNSNRQLHALDSTVGKPKVEVMAERLRGINPDCRVHAVADFVTRETMAEYITPNIDCVIDCIDSVNAKAALIAWCKRRKIQIITTGGAGGQIDPTLIQVCDLNRTFNDPLASKVRSTLRRDYGFSRTVTRHYSVPCVFSTEQLRYPKPDGSICLQKSFVGDGVKLDCAGGFGAVMMVTATFGMVAATKAVDKLVAGVRRPSERSKPAA is encoded by the coding sequence ATGGTCATGAGTACAGAAGATCCACGGTTCGCCGGTGTCGCCCGTTTGTATGGCATTGAAGGCCTGGAACGGCTGCGGGCAGCCCATGTGGCGATCGTCGGGGTCGGCGGCGTCGGTTCCTGGGCGGCGGAAGCCATCGCCCGTTGCGGTGTCGGCGAGATCTCGCTGTTCGACCTCGACGACGTCTGCGTCAGCAACAGCAACCGTCAGTTGCACGCCCTGGACAGCACCGTGGGCAAGCCCAAGGTCGAGGTCATGGCCGAGCGCCTGCGCGGCATCAACCCGGACTGTCGCGTGCATGCGGTGGCGGACTTCGTCACCCGCGAAACCATGGCCGAATACATCACCCCGAACATCGACTGCGTGATCGACTGCATCGACAGCGTCAACGCCAAGGCGGCGCTGATCGCCTGGTGCAAGCGGCGCAAGATCCAGATCATCACCACCGGCGGCGCCGGCGGGCAGATCGACCCGACGCTGATCCAGGTCTGCGACCTGAACCGCACCTTCAATGACCCGCTGGCCTCCAAGGTGCGGTCCACCTTGCGCCGCGACTATGGCTTCTCGCGCACCGTGACCCGCCATTACAGCGTGCCCTGCGTGTTTTCCACCGAGCAACTGCGCTACCCGAAGCCGGACGGCAGCATCTGCCTGCAGAAGAGCTTTGTTGGTGATGGGGTCAAGCTCGACTGCGCTGGCGGCTTTGGCGCGGTGATGATGGTGACCGCGACCTTCGGCATGGTGGCGGCGACCAAGGCGGTGGACAAGCTCGTTGCCGGCGTGCGCCGCCCGTCCGAACGCAGCAAGCCCGCTGCATAA